From the Neobacillus sp. PS3-34 genome, the window TTAAATGCGAATGCGGGCATGTAAATCCTCATGGCACCGTTTTGTGTGAAGCATGCGGAAAAGTACTGGATGAAAAAGAGAATGAAAATGAACTGCTGGATATGCGGTATGAAGGCAGTGCCCGCCGTTCCATAACGTACAACAAGACAATTATCGATAAAATTTGGAACTTCTTTTCCTCAGTAAAAGTGGGGGTATGGCTCATCGTCGTGACGCTAATTGCTTCCGCAGTGGGTACAATCCTTCCTCAGGAAATGTATATTCCTCCACAAATGCAGGCAGATGAATACTATCAGGATCAATATGGATGGGTAGGAAAAATTTATTACGAGCTTGGTTTTCATAATCTGTTCAGCTCCTGGTGGTATTTGATCCTGATCGCTTCAATCGGTGTTTCGCTCGTTATCTGCAGCCTTGACAGAGTCATACCTTTATATAGGGCACTAAAGGCGCAGAATGTAACAAGGCATGAAGGGTTTTTGAAACGCCAGCGAGTTTTCGGGGTGACCGAAAACACCAATACGGAAGATTTGATGCCATTATTGAAGGAACGTTTGAAGGCTAAACGTTACAAAGTCAGGGAAGATAACGGTGACATTTTAGCTGAAAAAAACCGGTTCTCCCGCTGGGGTCCATACGTTAACCATGTGGGTTTGATTATTTTCCTCCTTGGGCCATGATGAGATTTATACCCGGTATGTATATTGATAAAGTACTCTGGATTCGGGAAGGCGAAACAAAGGTCGTACCCGAAACTGATGGCAAGTATTATTTGACCAATAATAAATTCATTCTACAAATCTATGATAAAGATAAAGATAGCAAAGTGTTTGAAAATGCGATCGACAGAGCAGGCAAAATTCCCAAGAACTATCAGTCAAACGTAATCCTCTATAAAAAGGAAGGCAATACATTGGCAGGGGAAAAGCCTAAGCTAAAAAAAGTAAAAGACTATAAAATTCGTGTAAACGAACCATTAGAATTTGAAGGTTTTTCTGTTTACCAGGTGGATTATAAACTAAATGAGCTGAATTCCATGAGCTTTTCATTGATCGACAAAAATACAGAAAAGCCTTATGGTGACCTGACCATTAATCTTTATAATCCAGAGCAGAAATATGATTTAGGACATGGGTACTCTGTTGAACTGCTCAGTTATTTCCCTGACTTTGAGTTTGGAAAAGATGGTGAGCCTACAACCAAGACCAGGCTTCCTAATAACCCTGCTTTCGTATTTCGTATGAAAACCCCTGATAAGCCAAAAGGGGAGACAAGCTTTGTTGCGATAAAGCAAACCATTGAACCATTCGGGGACAATAAGTACAAGATGAAATTCAGAGGTGTCAAGACGAATAATGTATCCGGTCTCACTGTCCGCAAGGATTCCACTTTATGGGCAATCATACTTGGCGGAATCATTTTTATGATTGGCGTTGTTCAGGGTGCTTATTGGAATCATCGCAGAATATGGATACAGCGTAAAAATGGGGATGTGTGGATTGCAGGCCATACAAATAAAAACTGGCACGGATTAAAAAGGGAAATTGAAGGCGTGTTAGCAGATACAAATCTGAATGAGCCAGCTGACAAGCTTCAAAATGAACATAACGGAACGGAGAAGGAGGGGTCATAATTGGTATCACTTAGCAGTAATTTGCTTTTAATCGCCTTTATTCTATATTTAATTGCTACCCTATTTTTTGGAGGGGCAATTAAGTCCAAAAAGGGTGAAATTGAGAAAAAAGGCACGAATAAATGGGGAAAAATAGCGGTCTTTATAACGATTATCGGATTTATTTCACAGCTTTCATTTTTTGTAATCAGGTGGATTGCATCAGGGCATGCACCTGTAAGTAACTTATTCGAATTTACAACCTTTTTTGGAATGGCACTTGTAGGTGCATTTCTTATCATTTACTTTATTTACAGAACACCATTGCTTGGGCTGTTCACGATGCCTGTTGCAGTCTTAGTCATTGCATATGCAAGCATGTTCCCAAGGGATATTACACCTTTGATACCATCATTGAAAAGCTATTGGCTTTACATTCATGTTACAACTGCTGCTATCGGAGAAGCTATTCTTGCAGTAAGTTTTGCAGCGGGGCTTATCTACCTTGTAAAGACAATCGATCAATCCAAAGCCAGCAAACGAACCTTTTGGCTTGAAATCGTCATGTTTTGCTTGATTACGACACTAGGGTTTATTTTCGTATCAAGCGCTTTCTCCCTTGCTGGATATCACGAAACATTTAATTGGGTTGATAAAGGTAAAAACGCGGCAACAGTGGAATATACGATGCCAGCGATTGCAGGTCCGCATCAATGGGAATTAACAACTAAAGGTAAGTTTGAACCTGTTTTTGAAACTCCAGCAATGGTTAATGCAAAGAAACTCAATACCGTTATATGGTCGGTCGGTGCAGGGCTTTTGCTTTATTCATTGTTCAGATTGATTTTGAGAAAACGGGTGGCAGCATCACTTAGGCCTTTTGTTAAAAATATCAATCTAGATCTCGTGGATGAGATCAGTTATCGATCCGTCCTTATTGGTTTTCCGGTTTTTACATTGGGAGCCTTGATATTCGCGATGATTTGGGCGCAGG encodes:
- the ccsB gene encoding c-type cytochrome biogenesis protein CcsB codes for the protein MVSLSSNLLLIAFILYLIATLFFGGAIKSKKGEIEKKGTNKWGKIAVFITIIGFISQLSFFVIRWIASGHAPVSNLFEFTTFFGMALVGAFLIIYFIYRTPLLGLFTMPVAVLVIAYASMFPRDITPLIPSLKSYWLYIHVTTAAIGEAILAVSFAAGLIYLVKTIDQSKASKRTFWLEIVMFCLITTLGFIFVSSAFSLAGYHETFNWVDKGKNAATVEYTMPAIAGPHQWELTTKGKFEPVFETPAMVNAKKLNTVIWSVGAGLLLYSLFRLILRKRVAASLRPFVKNINLDLVDEISYRSVLIGFPVFTLGALIFAMIWAQVAWTRFWGWDPKEVWALITWLFYAAFLHLRLSKGWHGEKSAWLAVIGFAIIMFNLVAVNLVIAGLHSYAGS